CCCGACCTTCGCCAGCACCCGAGCCCGCGACCGCAACATCGCCCTCCGCACCTGCCGCGCAATCAAGGCCGCCTCAAACCGCTCCACCCTCTCCAGCGCCCACGAAGCCTTCGCCGCCCTCTCCACGAGCGTCTGCTCGATCACGTTCGCCGGCTGCCACTCCTCGACCCACTCACGGAGCCGAGCTTCCAACTCCGCCGGATCCTCCTGGGGCAGCGCGAAGGGCGATTTCGACCGCATCCCGTGCTTCAACGCGTTCATCCGAGCCTTCGCCTTGCCGGCCTCACTCCTCGGGCCGGTCGACTTCTGAGCGTTCTCGCGATTGGCGCGGATTTGAGCCTCGGTGGGGGGCATGGCGGGGGTCTCCTCGGTGGGTGCGCAGGGGGGCAGTCTACGTGGATTATGTTCTCCAATGCGCAATCACTGAGGTCGACCTGGGGATTTCTGCGGATGGGCCGGAGCCTGCAGGGGATCTTTGGCCCTGCGTCGCGCTTCATGGCCTCTCGGCGGCGGTGCGTCGTAATCGAGATCGGACTCGTTCAGCCGCGGTGGGATCGGTTCGGCGAGGAGCGAGTCCGAGGGCGACGGAGGATTACTTTTTCACGATCTGAATCCGCCGGGTCCAGAGTTCCGGGAATTCCTGAAGGTCGTCCAGGTAACGGGCGGCCATGGTTGGGACGGGTCGTTGGCCCTGTTCCCAGGACCGCAGCGTCTGGAGACTGACACCCAGGAACTTGGCCAGTAGCGGCTGGCTCGCCCCCAGCTTCGTCCGCACGGCCTTCACATCGGCGGGGCTGTAGGCATGAGGGTCGACGTCGAGCTTCACCGTCCGTACGGTGAACCGCTTCTCCAGTGGTTCGTCCGTATTCAAGGCTTCGATAAGGGAGTCCATGCCAGCGATCACATCGTCCCAGACGGGCGAGCCCTTCGGATTGCGCTTCATCCTCTTCGATCCCTCCGTTGCAGGGCCGCCTTGATGAGGGCGACTCGCTGGCCGACTTTGTTGCGTTGTTCCTTGGAGAGGTTTTCCTGCTCCGACTTGGCGAAGACCGCGAAGAGAAAAATCACGCCGTGTTCAACGGCCTCGAGGTAGAAGACCCGATACGCCCCGCTCTTGCCTCGGCCAGATCCTGGGGGAGTGAAGCGAATTTTGCGGAGGCCACTCGTTCCGGCAACAACGACGCCGGCCATGGGGTTTACAAGGATCATGCCCTGAAGCACGTGCATATCGGCGTCGTTGAGGCCCAGCTTCGCCCAAAGTGCTCCGAACGGCTCGACCTCGACGAATGACGGCGAGGGCTCTCCAGGGATCTGTTGAGAGCGGAGGGCTTTGAGATGATCTTCGGTGTAGTCGTCCGGCATCGCCGCTCCCGGCACGCACATCCCTTTAGTGCTAGGCGCATCGTATCACTGCGTGATACGGATGCCAAGTTCCAGCGATGATCCTTGCGCTATTTCGCACCCACAAAAACGACGAAAGCCGGGACCCCCGATGGATTCGGGAGCCCCGGCTTGAGGGTTGAGACGTCTCGGCCTGGATCAGGTCACTTGATGCCGGCGGCGACGGCGGCGGGCTTGGCGGCGAGGGTGCGGTCGAGCTGACGCTCGACCTCGGAGGCGGAGCGCAGGTTGCGGTTGACGACCTTGCCCTGGGCGTCGACCAGGAACATGGTCGGCAGCGAGATGATGCCGTACTCGACGGCCAGCCGACCTTCCATGCCGTTGGGCTCGAAGATCTGGGGCCAGGGGAGGGCGAGTTCCTTCTGGAACGCCTCCAGCTCCGCCTTGTTCGAGTCCAGGCAGACGCCGATGACCTGGAAGCCCTTGTCGCGATACTTCTCGGCGAGCTTCATCACGTCGGGCAGCTCGCGGCGGACGGACTGGCCGCCCCACGAGGCCCAGAAGACGACCAGGTACGGCTTGCCCTGGAGCGAGCCGGCGTCGATCGTCGAGCCGTCGGCCGCGGCGCCCTTGATGGCCAGCGGTTTGCCTTCCAGATCCAACCGCCGCAGCGCCCCGGCGGCCTTCTTGCCGGCGAGGGTGTCCGGGAAGTCGGCGACGAGGGTCTTGTAGTCCTCGCGGGCCTTGTCCTCCTCGGCGTTGAACTCGTTGGAGTTGCCGAGCTGGAGCCGGGCTTCGGGGGCTTCGTCGGCCTTGGGGAACTGCTTGAGGAACGCCTCAAGCTCGCCCATCCACTTCTTCTGGTTGGCGACGAAGTTGCCGTTGGGCTCCTCGTTCCGCAGGACGAAGTCGGCCCCGATCAGGCGATACGCGGCGTACGAGCCGAGCGGACCGCCCGCCTTGACGACGGCGTCGAGGGTGTCGCGGCCCTTGCTCCAGACGCCCGTCTGGTAGGCGGCCACCATGCTGTCGACGCCCTGCTTTTCGTAGTTGAGCTTCTCCTCGGAATCCTTCGCCGCGGCGGCGACGCTCTTCAGCAGCGGCACCCGCTTGAGGTGGGCGGCGGCCTTCTCACGCTTGTCGTCTCCTTCGAGCGCCTGCACGTTAGCCTTGTCGAAGTCGGCCAGGGCCTTCAGCGCGGCTTCCATCGCCTCGTCGTGGGGGCCGCCGGCGGGGCCGTCGGTCGTCTCGTAGAGGGAGGCGCGGATGCCGACGGCGGCGGCGACGACCGGCTTCTCCGGATCGACGGCGCGGGGGAGTTCGACGAACTTCCAGGCGTCGCCGATCTGGATCAGCTCCGGCACCTGGAGCATCGAGAGCTTCGCCGGCTGGCCGCCCGGCGGGGTCGGAGCGCTGGTGAAGATCATCGCGTTTTCATAGAGGACCACGTCCTTGGCCAGGCCCGAAGCAGGGTCGGCCGGGATCGCGTGCGGCATGGCGCCGTCGAAGCGGTTCCAGGCGGTCTTCTCACCGCCGGCCTTGAGCGCCGCGACCAGGGCTGCGATCTTCTCGTCCCGCTTGGCGGGAGCCTCGGCCACCTTGGCGACGACCTCCTTGGGGAGTCCCGCCGCCGTCAGTTCCTCGGGCGAGGCGACCAGCGTTTCCAGCAGCGAGGCGTCGCCGACCGTCAGGGCCTGGACGGCCACCTTGGTCGCCTCCTCGGCCGAGATCCGCTTCCAGCCGGCGATCTTGTTGTCCTTGACGACGGCCACGCGGGAACCGCCCGAGTTCAACCACCGGCATTCGTCCAGGCGGCGGTCGCCGTCGAGGTCGCTTTCACGATAAACCTCGAAGCCGTCCTGGTAGTAGCTCCACTGGTTGAGAGCCTTGCCGCCGTTGGTGATGAGGAACCGACGCAGGAGCTTCCCCTGACCGTCGCGCAGGATGTACCCGACCACCCGGCCCTGCTCGGTGGCCGTCTCGACCTTGCAAGCGTCGATCGCGGCCTGAGTCGCGGGCGTTTCGTATTCGGCGCCGATCGTCTGCGTCGGCTTGATGCCCAGCAAGTCCTGCGGCTTGTAGTCGGCGGCGCGAGTCGAGGAACCCCCCGCCCCCAGCCCCGCAGCCAAGGCCGCCGCCCATCCGATTCTCCGCATCGGCTCCTCCTTGAATCCCGGCCGTCGAGGACCCCCTCGGCGACGCCTCCCTGCGACAGCACCCCGCCCGAACCATCGGATTCGATCGGGGCGCGCCGGTCCCTCCGGTCGCGATCGCCAGAGTGAACCCCGTCCCGCCGCTTTCGTCCAGATCGAGTTTCCCGGAATCCCACCCAATATCGCCGAACCTCGTGCGAATTGTACTGTTGAACTAGGACAATGGGGCAAAAGACCGTGTTCCAGCTCGACCCGAACGATCCGACGCCGCTGTACGCCCAGCTCGACCGCGCGATCCGCGCGGCGATTGCGACGGGGGCGTTGGCGGAGGGGGATCGATTGCCGACGGTCCGCCAGCTTGCGGTGGACCTGCGGGTGAACGCCAA
The Paludisphaera rhizosphaerae DNA segment above includes these coding regions:
- a CDS encoding helix-turn-helix domain-containing protein — its product is MKRNPKGSPVWDDVIAGMDSLIEALNTDEPLEKRFTVRTVKLDVDPHAYSPADVKAVRTKLGASQPLLAKFLGVSLQTLRSWEQGQRPVPTMAARYLDDLQEFPELWTRRIQIVKK
- a CDS encoding redoxin family protein, whose amino-acid sequence is MRRIGWAAALAAGLGAGGSSTRAADYKPQDLLGIKPTQTIGAEYETPATQAAIDACKVETATEQGRVVGYILRDGQGKLLRRFLITNGGKALNQWSYYQDGFEVYRESDLDGDRRLDECRWLNSGGSRVAVVKDNKIAGWKRISAEEATKVAVQALTVGDASLLETLVASPEELTAAGLPKEVVAKVAEAPAKRDEKIAALVAALKAGGEKTAWNRFDGAMPHAIPADPASGLAKDVVLYENAMIFTSAPTPPGGQPAKLSMLQVPELIQIGDAWKFVELPRAVDPEKPVVAAAVGIRASLYETTDGPAGGPHDEAMEAALKALADFDKANVQALEGDDKREKAAAHLKRVPLLKSVAAAAKDSEEKLNYEKQGVDSMVAAYQTGVWSKGRDTLDAVVKAGGPLGSYAAYRLIGADFVLRNEEPNGNFVANQKKWMGELEAFLKQFPKADEAPEARLQLGNSNEFNAEEDKAREDYKTLVADFPDTLAGKKAAGALRRLDLEGKPLAIKGAAADGSTIDAGSLQGKPYLVVFWASWGGQSVRRELPDVMKLAEKYRDKGFQVIGVCLDSNKAELEAFQKELALPWPQIFEPNGMEGRLAVEYGIISLPTMFLVDAQGKVVNRNLRSASEVERQLDRTLAAKPAAVAAGIK